Within the Emticicia oligotrophica DSM 17448 genome, the region TAATCCTAAATATTAAACTACTCCGTCAGGAGTTTTATATCGGTAGAAATAAGCGAAAAGTAGAAATTACTGCTCCGTCAGGAGCTATACCAACTGCAATGCTAAAACACACCTAACAAAATGGCTAATACTTTCACACAAATACATCTGCATTTAATATTTGCAGTAAAATTTAGACAAAACCTCATTCAACGAGAATGGAAAGATAAACTTTATAAATACACAACTGGAATCATACAAAACAATGGTCATAAAGTTTTGATTATTAACGGAATGTCCGACCACATTCATATTTTAATCGGATTTCGCAGTACCCAAACTCTTGCTGATTTGATGCGAGATATTAAACAAATGACCTCTCTTTGGATAAATGAAAATAAATTAACTAAAAGTAAATTTGCTTGGCAAGAAGGTTATGCCGCATTTTCTTACGGACAATCTCAACTACCAATTATTATAAAGTATATTGAGAATCAAGAAGAACACCATAGAAAAAGAACATTTTTAGAGGAATATAAGGAATTTTTAAACCTATTTGAAATTTCATT harbors:
- the tnpA gene encoding IS200/IS605 family transposase, translated to MANTFTQIHLHLIFAVKFRQNLIQREWKDKLYKYTTGIIQNNGHKVLIINGMSDHIHILIGFRSTQTLADLMRDIKQMTSLWINENKLTKSKFAWQEGYAAFSYGQSQLPIIIKYIENQEEHHRKRTFLEEYKEFLNLFEISFDEKYIFKEPE